Proteins from a genomic interval of Bacteroidia bacterium:
- a CDS encoding serine hydrolase domain-containing protein codes for MKKYFIICLSLISFYACETDDVVAPATYNCQLSGPDNTDAHPDKAAIDRALEEIGAISVGVQVSVKDKNGLWYNNAMGKADIPNDVVLEACTKTMVGSISKTFTGVLIMQLQDDGILSVDDMLKDWLDESVIGEIENADQVNLGHLLTHTSGIRDYLGVKQYINALNTSYLLETQEEKLRYIYGKKAELAVGEKYSYSNSNYVLLGLVIEKARNMPLWDAVDTYIVKRLGLENTEMGTHENPIPEGTARPYRNISGRRFEDVMHIAVSDAATGDGGIASNMQDLNLFFDGLFTGQLMSNEAFQQMTDSELLIVGEGEEDYPQWPDESYGLGISLWNTPKGVAYGHTGSTSTYEAYSFYFPDTGVAISIGYNAAEGNGLGEKQRAFREKLFDILLD; via the coding sequence ATGAAAAAATACTTCATAATATGCTTATCCCTCATTAGTTTCTATGCCTGTGAAACAGATGATGTTGTTGCTCCAGCGACTTATAACTGTCAACTAAGTGGTCCCGATAATACAGACGCTCACCCCGATAAAGCCGCTATTGATCGGGCTTTGGAGGAAATAGGTGCTATATCCGTCGGTGTACAAGTTTCTGTCAAGGACAAAAACGGCCTTTGGTACAATAATGCGATGGGAAAAGCTGATATCCCCAATGATGTAGTTCTGGAAGCCTGTACGAAAACCATGGTAGGGAGTATTTCAAAAACATTTACGGGCGTCCTCATCATGCAATTACAGGACGATGGAATTTTGTCGGTGGATGATATGCTCAAGGATTGGTTGGATGAGTCTGTGATCGGGGAGATTGAAAATGCAGATCAGGTTAACTTAGGTCATTTGCTCACCCACACCAGCGGGATCAGAGATTACTTAGGCGTCAAACAGTACATCAATGCTTTGAATACTTCTTATTTGTTGGAAACTCAAGAAGAGAAACTGCGCTATATCTATGGGAAAAAGGCGGAATTAGCGGTTGGAGAGAAATATTCTTATTCTAATAGCAATTACGTATTGCTGGGGTTGGTCATAGAGAAGGCTAGAAATATGCCCCTTTGGGATGCGGTAGATACCTATATCGTAAAACGTCTGGGATTGGAGAACACAGAAATGGGAACGCATGAAAACCCCATTCCGGAAGGTACGGCAAGGCCTTATAGAAACATCAGCGGAAGAAGGTTTGAAGATGTTATGCACATTGCGGTTTCTGATGCAGCTACCGGGGATGGAGGAATCGCTAGCAATATGCAGGACCTCAACCTCTTTTTCGATGGACTTTTCACTGGACAATTGATGTCAAATGAAGCTTTCCAGCAAATGACAGATTCAGAATTGCTTATCGTAGGGGAGGGGGAAGAAGATTATCCTCAGTGGCCAGATGAGTCTTATGGGTTGGGGATCAGCTTATGGAATACCCCTAAAGGTGTGGCTTATGGACATACGGGATCAACTTCTACCTATGAAGCCTATAGTTTTTACTTCCCGGATACTGGGGTTGCTATATCAATCGGATATAATGCAGCAGAAGGAAATGGATTGGGAGAGAAACAACGAGCTTTTCGGGAAAAGTTGTTCGACATTCTATTGGATTAG
- a CDS encoding 4-hydroxybenzoate 3-monooxygenase: MKKIETQLGIIGAGPAGLLLGQMLYKRGIDSVIIEKESRHTIENRVRAGVLEARAVKTFVDEGVGERLLKDRMLHKGISIAFNGSLKQLDFESLEGEGVSLYGQRYISRDMIEVRLKNGQETYFSAEAKELRGLEDGKAEIVFEKEGEEHLLICDFIAGCDSYEGIGQASIPQKLKNPQKYLYPYGWLALLVEAAPSFDQVLYAHHPRGFALASMRSPELCRYYLQCDPGEDPNHRSEEEIWEELELRIGRPLNRGKMLSRAVTPMRNEYDTCMSFGRLFLAGDAAHIVPPTGAKGLNLAIGDVRVLAKGLEDYYTRGDKELLDNYAEICLDRILKVQSFSWWMTNIFHIGKGHSSFDLSMQIASLNHVCSSKAAGRAFAENYLGLPYAY, from the coding sequence ATGAAAAAAATTGAGACACAGTTAGGGATAATTGGTGCAGGCCCCGCTGGATTATTATTGGGGCAAATGCTGTATAAGCGGGGAATAGACTCTGTGATCATCGAGAAAGAGAGCAGGCATACCATCGAAAATCGGGTCCGTGCTGGGGTTTTAGAAGCAAGAGCAGTTAAGACCTTTGTGGATGAGGGAGTGGGGGAGCGTTTGCTCAAAGACCGAATGCTTCATAAAGGGATAAGTATTGCTTTTAATGGGAGTCTTAAACAGCTTGATTTTGAATCACTTGAAGGAGAAGGTGTTAGCCTCTATGGCCAGCGCTACATTTCCCGAGATATGATAGAAGTAAGGCTGAAAAATGGACAGGAAACATATTTTTCAGCAGAGGCAAAAGAGCTAAGGGGCTTGGAAGATGGAAAGGCTGAAATTGTATTCGAAAAGGAAGGCGAAGAGCATCTGCTTATCTGCGATTTTATTGCGGGTTGTGATAGCTATGAGGGAATAGGGCAGGCGAGCATCCCTCAAAAACTCAAAAATCCGCAAAAATACCTCTATCCTTATGGATGGCTCGCTTTATTGGTTGAGGCTGCCCCAAGTTTTGATCAGGTCCTATATGCTCATCATCCGCGAGGATTTGCCCTGGCGAGTATGAGAAGTCCTGAGCTGTGTCGATATTATCTCCAATGCGATCCCGGGGAAGATCCTAATCACAGAAGTGAGGAGGAAATTTGGGAGGAATTGGAACTACGAATCGGTCGGCCGCTGAATCGGGGAAAGATGCTAAGTAGGGCGGTTACTCCTATGCGTAATGAGTATGATACCTGCATGAGTTTTGGAAGACTTTTTCTGGCAGGGGATGCTGCACATATTGTTCCTCCTACAGGTGCAAAAGGATTAAATCTGGCTATCGGAGATGTGCGGGTGCTGGCAAAAGGCCTGGAAGATTATTATACACGGGGAGATAAGGAACTTCTTGATAACTATGCAGAGATCTGTTTAGATCGAATCCTGAAAGTACAAAGCTTTTCCTGGTGGATGACGAATATCTTTCATATTGGGAAAGGGCATTCTTCTTTTGATCTGAGCATGCAAATAGCGTCTCTGAATCATGTATGTTCTTCGAAAGCAGCCGGAAGAGCTTTTGCAGAAAATTACCTGGGTTTGCCTTATGCCTATTGA
- a CDS encoding T9SS type A sorting domain-containing protein, with protein MEQLYIFIKPSRRYRDLFFSFPLILILCMGMSYAQGSAFCDGSVANAGNIKLNGDFGNPTLLNPDAGSGDANIFQGGSYNALSGVPEMDQFEDLISLGFNDSGFDQSGIYPCSQTNLDWIALEGVVNGEEPHNDLSGGSACGATDIVHNGSNAGYGFYTIVDQDCNPTTSTDAYLIIRMRIAKESAGAFGFSLLVDTDNSCNGWIPDVGSNCASHCFDREIWLGTGGGNTGLHIKNISGGVSPGTEVGFIDISETQVACTALAPAACKTGNHSTIFYTFGVPLSDLGVTSGSFDLGLAPATSNSPDDVIDGNYAFSDVGGVDGSAADATGCNCTGLTGDCLNACILTCATNSNNAVFPVEYLDLVGEYVGQEILLSWSTARELNNQKFEIERLDAFGEFVQIGEKVGNGTTQETSRYVFRDQQPLLGSNYYRLKQIDFDGQFHYSSILEVRPGGSETEIRINPAVVQDELGIDVLSSSNESYELQILSVNGQILFSEKQAFQKGSQRLYFSADNLSSGMYFVRLMDITGRAIAPAKFIKY; from the coding sequence ATGGAACAACTTTACATTTTTATTAAACCTTCCCGAAGGTATCGGGACCTCTTCTTTAGCTTTCCTTTGATTCTGATCCTATGTATGGGCATGTCCTATGCACAGGGTAGTGCTTTTTGTGATGGTAGTGTTGCAAATGCAGGCAACATTAAACTTAACGGAGATTTTGGCAATCCAACTTTGCTGAATCCTGATGCAGGATCTGGAGATGCCAACATTTTTCAGGGCGGGAGTTATAATGCACTCTCAGGTGTTCCTGAAATGGACCAGTTTGAAGACCTTATCTCTCTTGGATTCAATGACTCAGGTTTTGACCAAAGCGGAATTTATCCTTGCAGCCAAACCAATCTGGATTGGATTGCGCTAGAGGGAGTGGTAAATGGTGAAGAACCGCATAATGATCTCAGCGGAGGTTCAGCTTGTGGTGCGACTGACATTGTGCATAACGGATCGAATGCAGGTTACGGATTTTACACAATTGTTGACCAGGATTGTAATCCTACGACTTCTACAGATGCCTACCTGATCATTCGTATGAGAATAGCCAAAGAATCCGCCGGTGCTTTTGGTTTTAGCTTGTTGGTAGATACTGACAATAGCTGCAACGGTTGGATTCCGGATGTAGGTTCTAACTGCGCTTCTCACTGTTTTGATCGTGAAATATGGTTAGGAACAGGTGGTGGAAACACTGGTCTGCACATCAAGAATATATCCGGCGGTGTTTCTCCGGGAACAGAAGTAGGTTTTATTGATATCAGCGAAACACAGGTTGCCTGCACGGCTTTGGCTCCGGCGGCTTGTAAAACGGGAAATCATAGCACCATCTTCTATACCTTTGGAGTTCCACTTTCTGATTTGGGAGTAACTTCCGGTTCTTTCGATCTTGGATTGGCTCCTGCAACATCCAATAGCCCTGATGACGTAATTGATGGCAACTATGCTTTTTCAGATGTGGGTGGAGTTGATGGAAGCGCAGCAGATGCGACAGGTTGTAATTGTACCGGTTTGACAGGAGACTGCCTAAATGCTTGTATCCTTACCTGTGCGACTAATAGTAATAATGCTGTATTCCCAGTGGAATACCTTGATTTGGTAGGAGAATATGTAGGACAGGAAATACTACTTAGCTGGTCTACCGCTAGAGAATTGAACAACCAAAAGTTTGAAATTGAGCGTTTAGATGCATTCGGTGAATTTGTACAAATCGGGGAGAAAGTTGGAAATGGAACAACTCAGGAAACATCCAGATACGTTTTCCGTGATCAGCAGCCCTTGTTGGGAAGCAATTACTACCGCCTTAAGCAAATCGATTTCGATGGACAATTCCATTATTCTTCTATTCTCGAAGTTCGGCCTGGAGGTAGTGAAACTGAAATCAGAATCAATCCAGCTGTCGTTCAGGATGAATTAGGAATCGATGTTTTGAGTTCCAGTAATGAAAGCTATGAGCTTCAAATATTGTCCGTGAATGGGCAGATTCTTTTCTCCGAAAAACAAGCTTTTCAAAAAGGATCTCAACGATTATACTTCTCAGCGGATAATCTGAGTAGTGGAATGTACTTTGTACGGCTGATGGATATAACTGGGAGGGCAATAGCTCCTGCCAAGTTTATTAAATATTAA
- a CDS encoding helix-turn-helix domain-containing protein produces MEVNLLDILVMLSLAQGFIFGFVLLFSPIFKGSPNKYLALSFIMISIIGMNQWLSDWGFDDQYYFIDYFGDDVPWILLVFVPVLFFFLKITKHSWGNKREFLLLSIPFGIYVILNLIINFEYDFQWYKMPGMESFRYWVYSTESYLGPIYSLLLCIISFFIIRQAKVPPEEKIWIQRIWHFFLILVILWLIVSFIPSDFMLIDSAFTYGLWLAISFFIYWMTYKGLYQLRLVQDKALLKKLFHEEATEANKSSVIRTKEVVNNPTFDKNNHYLLELDRLLSEEKIFLDPDLSRDQVAERLGISSGYLSQIINTATSTNFTSYINQHRVEEVKKMILDPEAQKYSLLAIGLEAGFKSKSAFYTTFKKQTGKTPTEFKKSHR; encoded by the coding sequence ATGGAAGTAAATTTACTCGACATACTGGTCATGTTGAGCCTTGCACAAGGCTTTATTTTCGGATTTGTGCTGCTATTTTCTCCCATTTTTAAAGGCAGTCCCAACAAATACCTGGCCTTATCCTTTATTATGATCTCTATCATAGGGATGAATCAATGGTTGAGTGATTGGGGCTTTGATGATCAATATTATTTCATAGACTATTTCGGAGATGATGTTCCCTGGATTCTGTTGGTATTTGTTCCTGTACTCTTTTTTTTCCTGAAAATCACCAAGCATTCCTGGGGAAACAAAAGGGAATTTCTTTTGCTGAGCATTCCTTTCGGTATCTATGTAATTCTCAATCTCATCATCAATTTTGAGTACGATTTCCAGTGGTACAAAATGCCGGGAATGGAAAGCTTTAGGTATTGGGTGTATTCCACGGAGTCTTATCTGGGGCCTATATATAGTTTACTCCTCTGCATCATTAGTTTCTTTATCATTAGGCAGGCTAAAGTTCCTCCAGAGGAAAAAATATGGATCCAGAGAATCTGGCATTTCTTTCTCATACTTGTAATTCTTTGGCTGATCGTGAGTTTTATCCCTTCAGATTTTATGCTGATTGATTCTGCTTTTACCTACGGACTCTGGTTGGCGATCTCATTCTTTATTTACTGGATGACTTATAAAGGGCTTTATCAATTGAGATTGGTGCAGGACAAGGCTTTGTTGAAAAAACTTTTCCACGAGGAGGCTACTGAAGCAAATAAAAGCTCGGTGATAAGGACAAAAGAGGTTGTAAATAATCCAACTTTCGACAAAAACAATCATTACTTACTTGAGTTGGACCGTTTGCTTTCAGAGGAAAAGATTTTTCTTGATCCGGATTTGAGTAGAGATCAGGTCGCCGAACGATTGGGGATTAGCTCGGGCTACCTTTCCCAAATAATAAATACGGCTACTTCCACCAATTTCACCAGCTATATCAATCAGCATCGGGTTGAAGAAGTTAAGAAGATGATCCTCGATCCTGAAGCTCAAAAGTACAGTTTGCTAGCGATTGGCTTGGAGGCTGGCTTTAAATCTAAATCTGCTTTTTACACTACCTTCAAAAAGCAGACAGGAAAAACCCCCACAGAATTCAAAAAATCGCATAGATAG
- a CDS encoding retropepsin-like aspartic protease has product MLLKIVKLLGFLLGINLLVILILIVLHLPGTTNIDKTHSLSFNFERDVIIVEAYLKGIGPYNFILDTGTDPSVIDKELAERLSFVQFSLGKQEVGENQPIEISLPAPLKLRLGDMPASRKFFLGLDLKPISQKMGMPIHGILGHNFLRDNAFQIDYRKKEIHFFPADHELYSAGEKGVLAMNLQFIDEGSFPLIDELIINGKKIRVTLDTGYNQSLTLYTEAVRELKLERQLKDLPGKTSLGYGGEKKVKSLAAHSLLLQDWKIPEEKTIFADLESKKSQVPMEIRAGNMGNGILKNYKLSMDYKRKKVWFEKY; this is encoded by the coding sequence ATGCTATTGAAGATCGTCAAACTATTGGGATTCCTCCTGGGAATCAATTTACTGGTCATCCTTATCCTGATTGTCCTTCATTTACCCGGTACAACAAACATTGACAAAACACATAGCCTTTCTTTCAATTTTGAAAGAGATGTCATTATCGTAGAGGCATATTTGAAAGGCATTGGTCCCTATAATTTTATCCTCGATACCGGTACAGATCCCAGTGTGATAGATAAAGAGTTGGCAGAAAGACTGAGCTTTGTTCAGTTTTCATTGGGAAAGCAGGAAGTAGGAGAAAATCAACCCATAGAAATAAGTTTACCAGCCCCCCTTAAACTTCGACTGGGAGATATGCCAGCAAGTCGCAAATTTTTTCTGGGTCTGGACCTAAAGCCCATCTCACAAAAAATGGGAATGCCGATTCATGGCATATTAGGACATAATTTCCTACGCGATAATGCTTTTCAAATTGACTATAGGAAGAAAGAGATTCACTTCTTTCCTGCAGATCATGAGCTTTATTCAGCTGGTGAAAAAGGAGTTTTGGCCATGAATCTCCAATTTATTGATGAAGGCAGCTTTCCCTTGATCGACGAATTGATAATAAATGGTAAAAAAATACGGGTAACCCTTGATACAGGCTATAATCAATCCCTTACCCTTTATACAGAAGCAGTAAGGGAACTCAAACTGGAAAGACAACTAAAGGACTTGCCAGGGAAAACTAGTCTGGGATATGGAGGAGAAAAAAAAGTGAAAAGTCTGGCTGCGCATTCTCTGTTACTGCAAGACTGGAAGATCCCTGAGGAGAAAACCATCTTTGCAGACCTGGAAAGCAAAAAATCTCAAGTCCCTATGGAAATACGGGCCGGGAATATGGGAAATGGGATTCTTAAGAACTACAAACTCAGTATGGATTATAAACGGAAGAAAGTCTGGTTTGAGAAGTATTAG
- a CDS encoding START domain-containing protein codes for MKKSIAILLSIFLFSSSFGQSEWKKEKEKDGITIYTRTSGGKDLKEFKAYMTLEARMSTVTAILTQASNYPNWVYKLSSTKKLKGNVPQGSWTYYTVSMPWPLTDRDGISATTASQKSDGTVIIKQKSAPSFVPEKEDFVRLAQVDTEWKIEQLPEGKLKISYQSLADPGALPAWLVNLFLLDGPFETMKGLRKECKKESFIYANVPWIKN; via the coding sequence ATGAAAAAATCCATTGCCATTCTACTAAGTATATTCCTCTTTAGTTCCAGTTTTGGACAGTCTGAGTGGAAAAAAGAGAAAGAAAAAGACGGCATTACTATATATACACGGACTTCAGGCGGAAAAGACCTCAAGGAATTCAAAGCCTATATGACCCTGGAAGCACGGATGAGTACAGTTACCGCCATTTTAACCCAGGCTTCCAACTATCCCAATTGGGTATATAAACTCAGTAGTACAAAAAAACTAAAAGGCAATGTACCTCAGGGTTCCTGGACCTATTATACTGTTTCCATGCCCTGGCCACTTACAGATCGAGACGGAATCAGTGCTACCACTGCTAGCCAAAAAAGTGATGGAACCGTCATCATTAAACAAAAGTCCGCTCCCTCTTTTGTGCCTGAAAAAGAAGACTTTGTTCGACTGGCTCAAGTAGATACAGAATGGAAAATAGAACAGCTCCCAGAAGGGAAATTAAAGATCTCCTACCAATCCTTGGCTGATCCGGGTGCTTTGCCTGCCTGGTTGGTAAATCTATTTTTGTTGGATGGTCCTTTTGAAACCATGAAAGGGCTCAGAAAGGAATGCAAGAAAGAAAGTTTCATTTATGCAAATGTACCCTGGATAAAAAACTAG
- a CDS encoding gluconate 2-dehydrogenase subunit 3 family protein, protein MDRRESLKNILIGTIAGATVAGAATSCESPAEVQEQKVEGKEEYYGRTPKEIEHDKKVMAEVFLVEHELETIAVLCDIILPATATAGSATDAGVPEFIEFIVKDLPNNQLPIRGGLMWLDGESNLRFNKLFKAATPEEQIQIVDDIAYPDPDNKKPEMAYGIKFFNLMRNLTMTGYYTTRMGIDDLGYKGNVPNVWNGVPAEVLAEHEVDYEPEWIAKCVDITKAGTKAEWDEKGNLIT, encoded by the coding sequence ATGGACAGAAGAGAATCTCTTAAAAATATATTGATTGGTACCATAGCAGGTGCCACGGTCGCAGGTGCAGCCACTTCTTGTGAGAGCCCTGCTGAAGTACAAGAACAGAAAGTCGAGGGAAAGGAAGAATATTACGGACGAACTCCCAAGGAGATTGAGCATGATAAGAAAGTCATGGCTGAGGTCTTTTTAGTTGAGCATGAATTGGAAACGATAGCCGTTCTGTGTGATATTATCCTTCCTGCAACTGCAACTGCAGGCTCTGCTACGGATGCAGGTGTTCCTGAATTTATTGAGTTCATTGTCAAAGACCTTCCTAATAATCAATTGCCAATTAGAGGAGGATTGATGTGGTTGGATGGAGAATCAAATCTTCGCTTTAACAAACTATTTAAAGCAGCTACTCCTGAAGAACAAATCCAGATTGTGGATGATATCGCCTATCCTGATCCAGACAATAAAAAGCCAGAAATGGCATATGGAATCAAGTTTTTCAATTTGATGAGAAATCTGACCATGACCGGATACTATACAACCCGTATGGGAATTGATGATCTGGGGTATAAAGGAAATGTACCGAATGTTTGGAATGGCGTACCTGCAGAGGTTCTGGCTGAACATGAGGTGGACTATGAGCCTGAATGGATTGCCAAATGTGTGGATATCACCAAGGCCGGCACCAAGGCAGAATGGGATGAAAAGGGCAACCTAATTACATAA
- a CDS encoding GlsB/YeaQ/YmgE family stress response membrane protein has product MDLTSLVIWLVLGAVAGWLAGQIMKGRGFGTIGNIIVGILGSFLGGWLAPQLGIAGAQTGGLSVPSILTAVGGAVVLLFVAGLLKKAT; this is encoded by the coding sequence ATGGATCTCACTAGTTTAGTAATCTGGCTTGTCTTAGGCGCCGTCGCAGGCTGGTTAGCCGGACAGATCATGAAAGGACGTGGATTTGGTACGATTGGAAATATCATCGTCGGTATCCTCGGTAGTTTTCTTGGGGGTTGGCTAGCTCCTCAATTGGGAATAGCTGGCGCACAAACCGGTGGCCTCAGTGTCCCAAGTATCCTCACAGCAGTGGGAGGAGCTGTCGTATTACTTTTTGTAGCGGGACTGCTTAAGAAAGCTACCTAA
- a CDS encoding DPP IV N-terminal domain-containing protein has product MRSLLSIICLLGLMASATAQNTPINKANYSLAARFSPDNLKRMVFSTSVDPHWLKNSNRFWYTYETSDGKFYYIVDPARRSKTQMFDRDELAAEMTRLTGDPFDGKHLNIEKLKFIKNETHIMFEVKSKLVEVEAEEEGDSQDSDKRKNKKKKMEAKVWYFEYNLGNGELRLLDDYEKPKKDQSWASISPDSSIVLFGRKHNLYWMDMENYLKAKKDEKDTTIVENQWTEDGEMYYSYSRAGRGQTNVDLEKNKDKRQRVFVSWSHDSKKFAMVRTDSRDVKPLWVINSTANPRPTLETYKYHMPGEKEAAKSELLVFDLASKGIQKIDTDTFPDQQLGLLYAPRLKKNRDDEQRPALWLSSSSDKIYFARTSRDLKRIDICVGNTSDGESEVVVEERLNTYVEMTTPALVNDGEELIQWSERDGWAHLYLYNGNGELKNQITRGPWHVESIEGVDEANRWVYFRANGREQGEDPYYQHLYRVNFDGSGLRLLNKGNFDSRVSLNDEESYFVSNYSRVNTVPQSDLFDRSGNKIMSLESADFSMLFEAGYKFPEPFKAKAGDGITDIYGVMYKPFDFDSTKLYPLIEYVYPGPQTEAVNKAFSSRMNRTDRMAQLGFIVITLGNRGGHPDRSKWYHNYGYGNLRDYGLEDKKVVAEQIAYRHDYIDINKVGIFGHSGGGFMSTAAMLVYPDFFKVAVSSSGNHDNAVYNRWWSEKHHGVKEITDDEGNVSFKYDIDKNPELAKNLKGKLMITTGDIDNNVHPAGTLRMAQALLKANKRFDYFVFPAARHGYGSMTEYFFWLKADYFTRHLMGDKTERPTDILEMNMGKPRK; this is encoded by the coding sequence ATGCGTTCACTCCTAAGCATAATATGCCTGCTGGGCTTGATGGCCTCAGCTACGGCACAAAACACGCCCATAAACAAGGCTAATTATTCTCTGGCAGCCAGATTTTCACCTGATAATCTGAAGAGAATGGTTTTTTCAACCTCTGTAGATCCCCATTGGCTAAAGAATAGCAATCGCTTCTGGTACACTTATGAAACCAGTGACGGGAAATTCTACTATATCGTTGATCCGGCCAGAAGGAGCAAAACCCAAATGTTCGACCGGGATGAGCTAGCTGCAGAAATGACTCGTCTTACGGGAGATCCTTTTGACGGCAAACACCTGAATATCGAGAAGTTGAAATTCATCAAAAATGAAACCCATATCATGTTTGAGGTGAAAAGTAAGTTGGTGGAAGTAGAAGCGGAAGAAGAAGGTGACTCTCAGGATAGCGATAAGCGCAAGAACAAAAAGAAAAAGATGGAGGCCAAGGTCTGGTATTTTGAATACAATCTGGGCAATGGGGAACTGCGTTTGCTGGATGATTATGAAAAACCCAAAAAGGATCAGAGCTGGGCTTCTATCTCACCCGATAGTTCTATCGTCCTTTTTGGCCGTAAGCATAATCTCTATTGGATGGATATGGAGAACTACCTGAAGGCGAAAAAAGATGAGAAAGACACCACAATTGTAGAAAATCAGTGGACAGAGGATGGAGAAATGTACTACAGTTATTCCCGCGCTGGTAGAGGGCAGACCAATGTAGACCTGGAGAAGAACAAAGATAAAAGACAAAGGGTATTTGTGAGCTGGTCCCACGATAGCAAGAAGTTTGCTATGGTTCGGACAGATAGCCGAGACGTAAAACCGCTTTGGGTGATCAATTCAACTGCTAATCCCAGACCTACACTCGAAACCTATAAATACCATATGCCCGGAGAGAAAGAAGCAGCTAAGTCTGAGCTTTTGGTCTTCGATCTTGCGAGTAAGGGCATTCAGAAAATTGATACAGATACTTTCCCTGATCAACAATTAGGACTTCTATATGCACCTCGCTTAAAGAAAAATCGGGATGATGAGCAAAGACCTGCTCTATGGCTTTCCTCAAGCTCGGATAAAATCTACTTTGCCCGTACAAGCCGTGATCTTAAGCGCATTGATATTTGTGTAGGAAATACTTCCGATGGAGAAAGTGAAGTAGTAGTAGAAGAAAGACTCAATACCTATGTAGAGATGACAACTCCTGCTTTGGTCAATGATGGAGAAGAACTCATACAATGGTCCGAGAGAGATGGCTGGGCGCATCTGTATTTATATAATGGAAATGGAGAGTTGAAAAACCAAATCACCCGCGGCCCCTGGCATGTAGAGAGTATTGAAGGAGTAGATGAAGCAAATCGTTGGGTGTATTTCCGGGCAAACGGAAGAGAACAAGGAGAGGATCCTTATTATCAGCATTTGTATCGTGTCAATTTTGACGGAAGTGGTTTGAGGCTTCTCAATAAAGGGAATTTCGATAGCCGGGTGAGTTTGAATGATGAGGAGAGCTATTTCGTCAGTAATTATTCCCGGGTAAATACAGTTCCCCAATCGGATCTTTTCGACAGAAGCGGAAATAAAATCATGTCTCTGGAGAGCGCAGACTTTTCTATGCTATTTGAAGCAGGATATAAATTCCCGGAACCTTTCAAAGCAAAGGCGGGAGATGGAATCACGGATATTTATGGGGTGATGTACAAGCCTTTTGATTTTGACAGTACCAAACTCTATCCTCTGATTGAGTACGTTTATCCTGGTCCACAGACGGAAGCTGTCAATAAAGCATTCTCATCACGAATGAACCGTACCGACCGCATGGCTCAGCTTGGTTTTATCGTCATCACTTTGGGTAATAGAGGAGGGCATCCGGATCGCAGCAAGTGGTACCATAATTATGGCTATGGCAACCTGCGAGACTATGGTTTGGAGGATAAAAAGGTAGTAGCAGAACAAATCGCCTATCGCCATGACTATATCGACATTAATAAGGTCGGAATCTTTGGCCACTCCGGAGGAGGTTTTATGTCCACAGCGGCTATGCTGGTATATCCGGACTTCTTTAAGGTAGCTGTATCATCCTCCGGTAATCACGACAATGCTGTTTACAATCGCTGGTGGAGTGAAAAGCACCATGGAGTGAAAGAAATTACCGATGATGAAGGCAATGTCAGTTTCAAATACGACATCGACAAGAATCCAGAGTTAGCCAAAAACCTCAAAGGAAAATTGATGATCACGACTGGGGATATCGATAATAATGTTCATCCGGCCGGAACCCTACGCATGGCCCAGGCACTTTTAAAAGCCAATAAAAGATTCGATTATTTTGTCTTCCCTGCGGCTCGTCATGGCTATGGTAGCATGACGGAGTATTTTTTCTGGTTAAAGGCAGATTATTTCACCCGACACCTGATGGGAGATAAGACAGAAAGACCGACGGATATTTTAGAGATGAATATGGGGAAGCCAAGAAAGTAA